The Streptomyces sp. A2-16 sequence AGCGCCCCGCTGATCGAGGATCCGCCCGCCCCACTGCGAGGCGATGGCGAAGCCCGCGAAGACGTACAGCAGGAACAGAGCTGCCTGGTTGGGCGAGGCGCTGAGCGAGACCTGTGCGTACACGGACGCGAAGAAGAACAGCGGGACGAACGCGAGCATGGCGAAGAACAGCACCACCGCATCAACGGTGAAGCCCCTGTCCCGGAAGACGCGCAGGTCGATCAGAGGATGCCGGACGCCCCGCTCGTAGCGGACGAAGACGGCGAGGATCGCCAGGCCGCCCACGACGCAAAGCCAGGTGGCCGGGCTGTCCCAGCCCCAGGAGTAGGCCTGCTGGAACCCGAGAACACTCAGTCCCATGCCGGCTGCCATGAGAGCGGCTCCCACGATGTCCAGGGTGCCCGCACGTCTGCGGTCGGCGATGTGCGCCATGGCGGTGAGGACCAGCGCCACCACTGCCACGGGAACGTTGACCCAGAACACCGCACGCCACGTCCATGCCGCCGTCAGCCAGCCGCCCAGCAAAGGTCCGACGGCAGTCAGTGCGCCGGACAGCCCGAAGAACAGCGCGAGGGCACGGCCGCGGCGCTCGGCCGGGAAGACCGCCACGACCACCGCGAGCGCGGCGGGGAACAGCAGCGCCGCCCCTGCCCCTTGGACAGCACGGAAGCCGATGAGCCAGCCCTGCGCGGCCTCTCCCTTGGGGACACAGCCGCACATCACCGAGGCCACGACGAACACCAGCACGCCGATGACCACGATCCGGCGCGGACCGTACAGGTCGGCGAGGCGGCCGCCGACGGCGAAGAAGGCGGCCAGTGCCAGGAGATACGCGTTGATCACCCACTGCATGCCGGATGCTGAGAGGTCCAACTCCCGAACGATGTCCGGGGCGGCGATCGACACGATGGTCTGATCGATGAACGTCATCGCAACCGCGAACATCATGGCCGCGAGGGCCAGCGTCTGCTGATGCACCGAGCGAGGCGCGGGCGTGGTGCCAGCACCCTTGAAGCGTGTGTCACTCACTCTGCCAGTCTGCCTCTACCTGGGCGAGACCGCAGCGGCAGAGCGGGGTGCGGCGGAGCAGGGGCTCGCCGCCCGGCCGCGCCCTGCCTGCGCCAACTGGGTACAGCGCCCGGTCACGTCGGTCAGGTCGGTCAGGTCGGTCAGCAAACTTCGACACATCACTGCAAAGCCCTGTCCGGGCCGGGCTGCTCAGACCCATCTCGGATGTTCTGCGCGAGGACGGAAAAGCCCAGCGGGCCCTCCTCAGACGCTGGGCGGCCCAGGTACGGGACGTGGGCCGCGCACAGGCGACCACCGGTCGCGGCAATGGCAGTCGGCTCTCGGTGATGATGTCGCCATGACCATCACTTTCCGGATCCCCGCGTCCAGCGCAGAACTCGTGGGGTTCTCGTACTCGCCGTCGATGGAGGCGGTGCTGAGCCTGCACGTGCTGGTGGAACCCAAGCATCATCCCGTCCAACACGCCTGGGTACGGGCCATGCGCAGGCTGTCGCCGGCGCTGAAACGCGAGATCGACGTGTTCTCCTTCGCCTTCCGTTCCTACTTTCCGGAGTTCTTCTTCCCGTCGCCGACGGGTGAACTGCTCGGCTTCGAGGACGAATTGCGACGACTGCGCTCGGTCGACCCGGAGCTGGTGCAACTGGAGTTCGCAGTCGCACTGGGTGTTCAGCCGTTCGGAGGCGGGCCCGGCAGGAACCCCGCTGCCCTCAACGAACCCGAAGTCCGCCGTCGACTGGAGGAGCAGGCGGGGGCAGCAGGCGATGAGAGGCTGTCCAGGCTGCTGCTCGATGAGCCTGCCGCACTGTTGGAGCGGTTTCTGAAGATGCTGGAGCGCTACTGGGAGGAAGCGTTCTCACACGAGTGGCAGCGTATCGAGCCGGGTCTCGCCGAAAGCGTCGCCGAGGCCGGTGGTCAGATCGCCGAGCACGGTCTGTACAGCCTGTTCCGTGGCCTGTGGCCGGAGGTGCGCAGTGACCCCGAGGCCGGGCGGGTCTGGCTGGAGCGACCGCACGATCACGTCGTCGAGATCACGCCGGAAAGGCAGCTCGTCCTCGCCCCCAGCGCCTACGTATGGCCGCACGTTCGCGTCAACTGCGACGACCCCTGGCCGCTCGGGCTGGTGTTTCCCGCGTCCTCCATCGTCCGGGAGGCCCGCCCGCGCATCCCCCCGACGCGGCTGACGGGAATCCTCAGGGCGCTGGCCGACGACACCCGCCTGCGTACCCTGCGGCTGATCGCCGAACAGCCGCGCAGCACGCAGGAGCTCGCCCCCCTCGTCGGAATCACCGAGGCCGGTCTCTCCAAGCAGCTACGCCTGCTGAGCGAGGCAGGTCTGGTCGAGCGCCGCCGCGAGGGCTACTACGTGCTGTACCGGCTGGTCCCGGAGCAGGTAGCAGCTCTTGCCCCCAGCCTGGAGGCATTCCTGCACGCGAGCGACCCCACTGATTAGCGCCATTCTCAATCAGTTGATCAAGGACATCGCTCGTTCCGACAGTGGGGGGCATGACACTCCTGATGGACCGGAACTTCCTGCTTCTGTTCGCCGGTCAAGGCATTTCACGTTTCGGTGATGGCATGTTCACCGCTACCACCGCCTGGCTGGCCTGGTCGCTGACTCATGATCCGGCGGCGGTGGCGCTGGTCACCGTGGCCGCGTACGCGCCGGCATTTCTGGCGACGTTCGTTGCCGCTTCCTACGCCGACCGCTACGACCGGCGACGCCTGATGATCCTCACGGACATGCTCCGGGCGGCGCTGGTGGCTGTCGCTGTGGCACTGTTCGCGTTCGGGTCGATGAACCTGACCATGCTGGTTGCAGCAACAGCGTTGCTGGCCCTGGTCGGGGCCCCGTTCGCTCCCGCCCGCAACGCCATCGTGCCGCAGATCGTGCCGCCCGCTCTTCTGCAGCAGGCAAACGGACTACTCCAAGTAGCCTTCCGTGCCGCCTTTTTCGTAGGTCCGCTGGTACTCGCGCCAGTGATGGCCGTTGCTTCCCTGACGGCCGCTGTCGCACTCAACGGACTGACCTTTCTGCTCTCGGCGGCCGCCGTAGCCGCCCTCCGGGTCCGCGCCCCCGCCCGCCGCGGCCGGCCGACCGGGCTTCGCTCCGACCTGGCGGCGGGCCTCAGAGCAGTTCGGTCCGAGCCGGACGTACTGCTGGTGATCGTGACCTTCGTCCTCGCTCTCACTCTTACCAGCGGTTTCCTGACCGTCGGCCTGGTGGCCTTGGTGGGGCAGGGCGGCCAGTACGGTCTGCTGCTGGGCATCGCCGGGCTGGCGGAGGTTGCCGGAGCACTCCTCCTTTCCAGGATTCCGATCCGCAGGTTCGCCCTGGCCGCCGTACTCGCCTGGGCCCTGCTGGGTGTCTTCCGACTGCCGCTGGGCCTGGCCACCTCTCCGGTCATAGCAGCCGCTCTGCTCGCCCTGACAGGGCTCGCCTCCGCGCTGACCGACATCCCACTGATCGCACTGGTACAACAGCGCATCCCGGACAGTCACCTCGCCAAGGCCCTCGGTCTGTGGGAGGCCGGCATCGCCGGCGCCCTCGCCGCCTCCCCGTTCATCGCGTCGACGACCATCTCCCTGGTCGGAGTGAGGGCCGCCTTCATGCTGTCGGGCGCCGCCCTGGTGGCACTTGCCCTCGTGGCCTCCACGATCCTCGCGGCGACAACCGCAAGGCAGCCCAACCGGCCGGACAGCCGGATGGGTGTCGTAGGACGAGGCCGCCGCAGCTTCATCGCCTCGCCCGAAGGCGGAGGCTCTTCAACACCCGGAACTTGACAGAGAAATGCTCGAAGACGCGTCAGCGGCCCCGTCCGCCCCGTCCAAAGGGGCACCCGCCGAGCCTGGCATCTCGCGAAGGGCGAGCCTCACATCTCCGCCCGAGACCACGGCGCAGGCGCAGGGGGCCGCCGTGACCGCAGGCGCGGCCGCGTCCGTGCCGACGGAGGCGCTTCTGCACCACCGTCCGCCGCCGCCCCCGGGCCCTGACGCCCGCCGGGAAGCCGCGTACACACGCGCTGTCGAGCACCCCGCGGCGCCGAACGGCCGACCGGGGCGCTCGCGGTTCGCAGCCGCATGAGTGGCCCGAAGGGCTGGTGCCCCTTGCCTCCCGTACAGGTCACGCCTCACCCGTTTCAGGGGATGCGGACGCACTCGGCAGAAACGAAACTGCAGCGTGGTAGACGCTCACCGACGACAGCGTCCGAAATCGAGGGGCGCGGTGTGGAGGTTGTGGTGCACGCATCGCGCGACATTTCGCAACGGCCATGACGGTCGACGAAGGCATCCCTCGCGCCGCAGCGCCTTCCCCTGAGACCTGGGCCCGAGCTCGGCCGGACCTGCCCGAAGAGGCGGTGACGCTGCAACCGCCCCCGCTCGGCTCACCGCGGGACGCCCTGGCCGTTCGCGACATGGTGGCCCGGCTCACGGCCGCCTGGCCCGCCGTGACCGAGACGACCGTCGAGGCGCTGGTCGCGTCCGCTTTCGACTCGTTCCGTCAGGCAAAGGTCAGGGCCTACCTGCCCATCCTGGTCGAACGCCGGGTACGCAGAGTGCTCGCCGCGATCGGCGGCGACGAGCCGTCTGGCCGGCAGGGCGGCGAGGGAGAGGAAGTGAGTGGACATGTCGGACAAGAGGGCGGAGCGAATCTCGGACTTCATCGAGCCGCTGCGGGTGGAACCGGGGTCGAAGGTCCGGCTGCACCGTGACTTCGATCCCCGCTTCAAGGCCGGTCTGAAGAAGCGGGACGCCGCCGAACTGCTGCGGTCCGGAGTGGAGCTGCTGGCCGAGTACCAGCAGCGGCTGGCCGCTCAGGACACCTACGGGGTACTGCTGTGTCTGCAGGCGCTCGACGCCGGCGGCAAGGACGGCACGATCCGTCATGTGATGAGCGGCGTCAACCCCCAGGGCGTACGCGTCAGCAGCTTCAAGGTGCCCTCCAGCGAGGAGCTGGACCACGACTACCTGTGGCGTTACGCGCAACGGCTGCCCGCGCGCGGCGAGATCGCCATCTTCAACCGCTCCCACTACGAAGAGGTGCTCGTCGTACGGGTGCATCCCGAGCTCCTCGTCAGGCAGAAACTGCCCGACAGCGCGCGCGGGCCGGGCAGGTGGAAGCGGCGGTACCAGGAGATCAACGACTGGGAACGCCATCTCACGGACAGCGGGTTCAAGGTGGTGAAGATCTTCCTGAACCTGTCGAAGGAGGAGCAGCGCGTTCGTTTCCTGAAGCGGATCGATCTACCGGAGAAGAACTGGAAGTTCTCCGCGGCGGACGTCCGGGAGCGCGGGTACTGGGACGACTACCAGAAAGCGTTCTCCAAGATGCTGTCGGCCACGAGCACGGCGTGGGCGCCGTGGTACGTGGTCCCGGCGGACCGGAAGTGGTTCGGGCGCCTGTCCACGGCGGCGATCCTCGCTCACACCCTGATGGAGATCGACCCCCAGTACCCGCAGCTGCCGGAGGCGGACCGCAAGGAACTGCTCGTCGTCAAAAGCGACTTGGAGCGTGAGGCGCCGGACGGTCTGCCGGCGGATCCGTACGCTGCCCGGCACCCGGCGGCGCGTCGTGCGCAGACCCGCGCCCGGTAGTGAGACCGGCGGACGCGCGGTGCGTGGACAGACACGGCCGGCCAGGATCGGAGGCAGTCGATGACGGTACAGCCGCACCCCAGAACCGCACAGCCGCGGCCTGCACAGGACGATTGGTACGCACGCTCCCCCGCAGAACTCCTGACGGCCTTCGATGTCGATCCGGAGGTCGGACTCAGCGCGGCACGGGCCGCCGACCTTCGGACAGCGAACGGCCCCAACGCCCTGCCCGAGGAGAGCCGTACGCCGGCCTGGATCCGCTTCCTCGGGCAGTACCGCAGCTACATGCAGATCGTCCTGGTGGCCGCGGCGGCCGTCTCCCTGCTCATCCAGGAATGGACGACCGGGATTCTCCTCATCGTCCTGACCTTGCTGAACGCGGTCGTGGGCCTGCGCCAGGAAGGCAAGGCCGAGAGCGCGATGAACGCGCTGAAGTCGATGATGAAGACCACGGCGCGGGTCCGCAGGGACGGCACGGAGGCCGAGGTCCCCGCGGAAGAGCTCGTCGTCGGCGACGTCGTACTGATCGCGGCCGGGGACCAGGTGCCGGCCGACGGACGCATCATCGAGGCCAGCGCCCTGCAGATCGACGAGTCGGCGCTCACCGGCGAGAGTGTCCCCGCCGCGAAGGACTCCGGCATCCTGCCCGGTGGGCGGCGGCCGCCGCCCGGTGACCGCACCAACATGGCGTTCATGAACACTCCGGTCACCCATGGCAGCGGCCTGGTCGTGGTGACCGGCACGGGCGCGGACACCGAGCTGGGCAGGATCTCCGGAATGCTCTCGGCGACCGAGAAAGAGGTACCGCCGCTGACACGCGAGCTCGACCGGCTCACCCTGTGGATCACGGGAGCGGCAGGGCTCACCATGATCGTGATGTTCGCCCTGGGCCGCAGCCGGGACCAGGCCTGGGACGTACTGTTCGTCAACGCGGTCTCCCTGGCCATCGCCGCCATCCCGGAAGCCCTGCCGACCGTCACACAGGCGATCCTCTCCGTCGGGAGTCTCAACCTGGCGCAGAGAAATGCCATCGTGAAGGAACTGCCGTCGGTCGAGACCCTCGCGTTCACCTCGGCGATCAACTCGGACAAGACCGGCACCCTGACGATGAACCAGATGACGGCCGTCGAAGTGCTCACCCCCACCGACCGGTACACGGTCTCCGGCACCGGCTACGCCCTGGAGGGCCGCATCCATCACGCCGCGGGGGCCGCCACGGACATGGAGGACGCCATCCTGCCGTACATCGTGGCGAGCGACGCCAGGCTGGTCGGTGGCGAGGTGGTCGGCGACCCCACCGAGGGCGCGTTGCTGGTGCTGGCCCACAAGGCGGGGCTGGACACCGACGCCACCACACAGCAGTTTCCGCGTCTGGCTGTCCTGCCGTTCGACCCGGAGTACAAGCTGATGGCGACCTTCAACTCGGCCGTCGACACCGCCGGCCGTCCGGTCGTCCGGTGTTTCGTCAAAGGCGCGGCACCCGCGGTGCTGGCACGGGCCGCCTGCGCGCTCTCGGCGGGCCGGACCGTGCCGTGGGACGCCGAGCTGCAAGACCGCGCCCGAACGGCGACCGAGCGGATGGGCGGCGAGGGCAACCGGGTGATGGCCGCGGCCACCCGCGATCTCGCCCCGGCCGACTTCGATCCCGAAGGTGATCTCCTGGGGTACGTCACCGGGCTGCAGATGACCAGTCTCGTCGCGATGGTCGATCCGCCCCGCCCGGAATCCACGGCCGCTGTGGCCGACGCACAAGCGGCGCACATCCGGGTGCGGCTGGTGACCGGCGACGACGTCACCACCGGCGCGGCGATCGCCCGCCAGATCGGTATCCCCGGCGAGGCCGTCCTGGGCGCCGACTTCGCCGCGCTCAGCGAGGAAGGGCGGCTGGCCCGCATCGACCGCATCGGTGTGGTGGGACGGGTCGCGCCGGAGCACAAGGTGCTGCTCGCCAACACACTCAAGAAAAAGGGCGAGGTCGTGGCGATGACCGGGGACGGTGTCAACGACGCGCCCGCCATCAAGGCGGCCGACATCGGCATCGCGATGGGCAGTGGCACCGACGTGGCGAAAAACGCCGGACGCATGATCCTCTCCGACGACAACTTCTCCACCCTCGTCTACGCCGTGGAGCAGGGCCGGGCGATCTACGACAACCTCACCAAGTACATCCGCTTCGTCCTGCTCCTGCTGGTCACCTTCGTACTGACGTTCCTCGGAGCGACCATCTTCAACATCGCGGCCGGCGAACCCTTCACACCGCCGCAGGTGCTGTGGATCCACTTTGCGGTGAACGCCTCCTTCGGCTTCGCGCTCGGTTTCGACCAGGAGAGTCCCGGGCTCATGAGCCGCAGGCCGCGCCCGCGCGGGGAATCCGTGCTCACCCGCCCCGTACTGGTCACGGTCGGGCTCGCCGGACTGGCGATCACCCTCGCCCTGCTGGGGCTGATCAAGCTCGGCCAGGCACGCTACGACAGCCTCGCGGCCGGCCAGTCGATCGCCTTCACCGCATTCTCCCTCTGTCTGATCGTGGCGGCCTTCGAGTGCCGCAGCGAGACGGAGTCCGTGCTGACGACCTCCACGTTCGACAGCAAGCAGATGAACTGGGTGGCCCTGACCCAGCTGGTGCTGTCAGTGCTGGTCACGCAGATGGACGGCTTCCGGCGTCTTCTGGGAACGACCGAGATCGACGCACGGCAGTTCGGCTGGGCCCTCCTGGCGGCCCTCGCTCTGCTCTTCGTATGGGAACTGGGCAAAATGCTGGCCCGCCGCTCACGGCGCACGAAAGCAGCGTCGACTTCTGACGGTCACTGACCTGGCCGGAGTGACGTCGCCAAGGTCGACGAACCGTGGTCGTCGCAGCAGGGCGGACACCGCATGTGCGGGATCGTGACCAGCACGGTCCTCCTGCTCCGCACGGACGCAAGCATCGGCGGGGAATGAACGCCGACCTTGATTGTTGAAAGTGGTATGAAAAAGATCGGGTTTCTGTCTTTCGGACACTGGACGCCGTCGCCTCACTCGCAGACGCGCTCGGCAGCGGATTCCCTTCTCCAGGCGATCGACCTCGCTGTCGCCGCGGAGGAGCTGGGCGCCGACGGCGCCTACTTCCGCGTCCATCACTTCGCACGGCAGCACGCCTCGCCGTTCCCGCTGCTCGCCGCCATCGGCGCACGTACCAGCCGGATCGAGATCGGCACCGGCGTGATCGACATGCGCTACGAGAACCCGCTGTACATGGCCGAGGACGCCGGAGCCGCGGATCTGATCTCCGGTGGCCGACTGCAGCTCGGCCTCAGCCGGGGATCCCCGGAGCAGGTCATCGACGGCTGGCGCCACTTCGGGCATCTGCCGGCCGAAGGGGCCACTGACGCCGACATGGGGCGCGCCCACACCGAGCGGCTCCTCGATGTGCTCACGGGCGAGGGATTTGCGCAGCCCAACCCCAATCCGATGTTCTCCAACCCACCGGGGCTGCTGCGCATCGAACCGCACTCCGAAGGCCTCAGGGACCGTATCTGGTGGGGATCCGGCTCGAACGCCACCGCCGCGTGGGCAGCCACGCTCGGAATGAACCTGCAGAGTTCGACCCTCAAGGACGACGAGAGCGGCGAACCGCTGCACGTCCAGCAGCGCAAGCAGATCGAGGCCTACCGTGAGGCCTGGCGGGAGGCGGGGCACACCCGCGAACCGCGGGTGTCGGTCAGCCGCAGCATCTTCGCGCTGGTCGACGACCGTGACCGCGCCTACTTCGGCCGTGAGGGCAACTCCAAGGACCAGATCGGCTACATCGACGCCAACACCCGCGCGATCTTCGGCCGTTCCTACGCCGCCGAGCCCGACGTGCTGGTCAAGCAGCTCGCCGACGACGAGGCGGTCGCCGCCGCCGACACACTCCTCCTCACCGTGCCGAACCAGCTCGGAGTCGCCTACAACGCGCACGTGATCGAGAGCATCCTGACCCACATCGCGCCGGCCCTGGGCTGGCGCTGAGCACGGCGGAGGGCCGTGCACGGCAAGAGGTGAACCGGGTGCGCCCACACGCCTGAACTGTCGACCCGCCGGCCCGCACCACGGGGAAAAGGACGGCGCCGGTCACGTACGCCATCCAATGCGACCTGTACGACACGAAGGAAGACGTCACCCCCGCCGCCGCCAGGGTCGCCGAGTTCTTCGGCAGGCACATCGCGGGGTGACCGCCGCACGTTGATCGCTGGTCGGAGGCCGAGGCCGCTCACGGAGAAGAACTGGCTCTGGCTCAACTTCCGTGCAGGATGTGGCCGGAGCGTCCCGCATGCGGGCGTGCCCGAGACTTTCAGGCTGACAGCCGAAGCAGGCCGCCGTCGGGCATCGGAGTCTGGCAGCAGTGGCCGTCAGCCCGCCCTCGGGGTCCTTAGCGCGTCACAGCCCAGCCGCCTGGACCAGTGACGCCCGGTCGCCGTCGTCAAGGTGAAGGTCGGCAAGCAGCTCGTCGTCGGCCAGCAGACGTCGCACCCATGCTGCGTCGGCAACGAATGCCGCTCGGCAGAGGGCCCGTTCAGGGTGGTCCTCCTCAGGGCCACTGACCGCCAGGTCCCACGCGTTGTCGGGGTCGGTCGGTGCGGACAGGGCGGCGGCTACGAGCAGCAGCCCGAACAACTCGTTCCGGCGCGGGGTCGATGGATCGGCGGTCAGTCGGAGCAGGTACGGGACGACAGCCGCCATCGTGGCACTGATGGACATCGGTCCTGACATCACAAGCCAGTCCAGTGCTCGCTCTGCCATCTCAGCCGCGTCGGGATCGAGCAGCCCGCGCAGGACGGCCGGGACATCGACCTGGCAGCCAGGAATGGACGACCACTCCACGTCCTCGCACCCTTGCAGTGCCGGATGGGAAGAAGACGCTTGCGTCAGGTACGGGTAGGCCGCAGTCAGAGCTGCTGTTGCGGTCACCGCCGCGGTCTCATGATCCACCTTGCACACCAGCGTGCCTCCCATCCACCGACTGGCGCCGTACCGGCGGACATCGACCACCGACTCCACGAGATTATCCACGCCGCGCCCTTCACGACCCTGAGAACTCACCCCCTGCCCGCCAGCGGATCTACGGCCCCACGTAGTGACGTAAACACTGCCCAAGGGCTCTCCAGCAAACGGCTTCGGGCATGACTTCGAGCGATGGGTGGCCAGGGGCGCTGTGACCGCCCTGGTCAGCCCTCCGTGACGATTGGTAGTTGGTCACTCCGGTGGCTCCGGTCACCATGCGTTGATGACCGGTGCGTCGGGTTCGCGCTGCCGCCAGACCTCGTTGAGGCGAGCGAGCCGGTCTGCCGTGGCGATGCCGCGCAGGGACGCGATTTTGCCGTCGGTGACTTCGAACGCCACGGCGCCCACGACCCGGTCGTCGACCACGGCGAGGACGGCCGGGGAGCCGTTGACCGCGGCGATATGCATAGCGGGCGAGCCGCCGGCCAGCCGCCGCTTCGCTGACGTGGGCTGGAAGCCTGCCCGCACGTAGGAGGCGACCCGCTCGCGCGTCTTGTACCGCAACAGCCGCCTGGCCAGTCCGTAGCCGTCCGAGACCGCCGTCACGTCGTCGGTGAGCAGCGCCACCAGCCGTTCTGTACGTCCTGACGTGGCGGCGGCGAGGAATTCCTCGACGACCCGGCGCGCGGACGCGGGGTCGGCCTCGCCGCCATGGCGGCGCTCGGCCGCGACCCGGGTCCGGGCCCGGTGGACATGCTGCTGGCTCGCGGACTCTGTGATGTCGAGGATTCCGGCGATCTCGGCGTGGCTGTACGAGAAGGCCTCACGCAGGACGTAGACGGCGCGTTCAACGGGCGAGAGTCGCTCCATCAGGGTCAGGACGGCGAGGGACACTGATTCGCGCTGCTCGAAGGTATCGGCCGGGCCGAGCATGGGGTCGCCTTCAAGAAGCGGCTCGGGCAACCAGGCACCGATCGCTCGCTCGTGGCGCGCCTGCGCCGAGCGGAGCCGGTCGAGGCAGAGATTGGTGACGACCTTGGTCAGCCACGCTTCCGGGACCTCGACCCGTTCGCGGTGTGCGGCTTGCCAGCGCAGGAACGTGTCCTGCACGGCGTCCTCGGCGTCGGCGGCCGAGCCGAGGAGACGGTACGCGAGCGAGGCCAGCCGGCCCCGGCTGGCCTCGAACCGATCGATGGATGCGCTGTCCATGCTAAGCAGCCTATGCAGCGGCCCTTGCACCGGCCCGGTCAGGCGTGGTGGCCAGGCGGCGCTTGCGCTTCGGCATGCCGAAGGTCGGGTGGTCGATGCCCCACCCGGCCGCCCTGAGCACACCCGACTTGAGCCGCGCGGCAGCCTTGCCGCCCAGGTACCAGGGCTTCGACCGGATGTCCTTGTCCACCATCTGGAAGATCGCGTCCCGTCGCCCGAGGCTGATGTGGTTCCCGTGGTACTTCAGCCCAATGGTCGGGACCTCGCTGCCCGTCAGGCGCGCGATGATCGCGGCGGTCGCCTGCATGTTGGTAATGCCGGCCGAGGCGCAGGACATCGGCAGCGGCCGGCCGTTCTCGCCGATCGCGTAGGCGCAGTCACCGGCGGCGTAGACGTCCGGGTGGGAGACCGAGCGCATGGTGCGGTCGACGACGATCTGGCCGGTCTCGGCAACCTCCAGGCCGCTGGCGGCCGCGATGGGGTGCACAGCGAACCCGGCCGACCACACGGTCACGTCGGCCGGGATGGACGCACCGTCGGCGGCGATCACCCGAGTCGATTCGACGGCTTCGATGCGGGTGTGCTCGTGGACGGTGATGCCAAGCCGGTCGAAGGCATGGCGCAGGTGACGGCGGGCCTTCGGCGAGAGCCAGGCGCCCAGCTCGCCACGGGCGGCGAGCGCAACCGAGAGGTCGGGCCGGGACTCGGCGAACTCGGTG is a genomic window containing:
- a CDS encoding MFS transporter — protein: MMFAVAMTFIDQTIVSIAAPDIVRELDLSASGMQWVINAYLLALAAFFAVGGRLADLYGPRRIVVIGVLVFVVASVMCGCVPKGEAAQGWLIGFRAVQGAGAALLFPAALAVVVAVFPAERRGRALALFFGLSGALTAVGPLLGGWLTAAWTWRAVFWVNVPVAVVALVLTAMAHIADRRRAGTLDIVGAALMAAGMGLSVLGFQQAYSWGWDSPATWLCVVGGLAILAVFVRYERGVRHPLIDLRVFRDRGFTVDAVVLFFAMLAFVPLFFFASVYAQVSLSASPNQAALFLLYVFAGFAIASQWGGRILDQRGARPALKAGAVVGCVGFALWAGKLTDLSMHDQWPYAALAGAGIGFILAPASTDAVNRAIGPSYGEVTGVTQTVRNYAASVGMAVFGTMLTHATRANVTDTLQARGLSAEQARDTAHRLSSSITGSGDANPPSGTGASADQMHDIVSAVRLDFAEANQWVFYGMAVALGIAFLCALWHPGGTEAAAGASSVEAPHRQAATKTD
- a CDS encoding MFS transporter, producing the protein MTLLMDRNFLLLFAGQGISRFGDGMFTATTAWLAWSLTHDPAAVALVTVAAYAPAFLATFVAASYADRYDRRRLMILTDMLRAALVAVAVALFAFGSMNLTMLVAATALLALVGAPFAPARNAIVPQIVPPALLQQANGLLQVAFRAAFFVGPLVLAPVMAVASLTAAVALNGLTFLLSAAAVAALRVRAPARRGRPTGLRSDLAAGLRAVRSEPDVLLVIVTFVLALTLTSGFLTVGLVALVGQGGQYGLLLGIAGLAEVAGALLLSRIPIRRFALAAVLAWALLGVFRLPLGLATSPVIAAALLALTGLASALTDIPLIALVQQRIPDSHLAKALGLWEAGIAGALAASPFIASTTISLVGVRAAFMLSGAALVALALVASTILAATTARQPNRPDSRMGVVGRGRRSFIASPEGGGSSTPGT
- a CDS encoding sigma-70 family RNA polymerase sigma factor; the protein is MDSASIDRFEASRGRLASLAYRLLGSAADAEDAVQDTFLRWQAAHRERVEVPEAWLTKVVTNLCLDRLRSAQARHERAIGAWLPEPLLEGDPMLGPADTFEQRESVSLAVLTLMERLSPVERAVYVLREAFSYSHAEIAGILDITESASQQHVHRARTRVAAERRHGGEADPASARRVVEEFLAAATSGRTERLVALLTDDVTAVSDGYGLARRLLRYKTRERVASYVRAGFQPTSAKRRLAGGSPAMHIAAVNGSPAVLAVVDDRVVGAVAFEVTDGKIASLRGIATADRLARLNEVWRQREPDAPVINAW
- a CDS encoding polyphosphate kinase 2 family protein: MSDKRAERISDFIEPLRVEPGSKVRLHRDFDPRFKAGLKKRDAAELLRSGVELLAEYQQRLAAQDTYGVLLCLQALDAGGKDGTIRHVMSGVNPQGVRVSSFKVPSSEELDHDYLWRYAQRLPARGEIAIFNRSHYEEVLVVRVHPELLVRQKLPDSARGPGRWKRRYQEINDWERHLTDSGFKVVKIFLNLSKEEQRVRFLKRIDLPEKNWKFSAADVRERGYWDDYQKAFSKMLSATSTAWAPWYVVPADRKWFGRLSTAAILAHTLMEIDPQYPQLPEADRKELLVVKSDLEREAPDGLPADPYAARHPAARRAQTRAR
- a CDS encoding DUF5937 family protein gives rise to the protein MTITFRIPASSAELVGFSYSPSMEAVLSLHVLVEPKHHPVQHAWVRAMRRLSPALKREIDVFSFAFRSYFPEFFFPSPTGELLGFEDELRRLRSVDPELVQLEFAVALGVQPFGGGPGRNPAALNEPEVRRRLEEQAGAAGDERLSRLLLDEPAALLERFLKMLERYWEEAFSHEWQRIEPGLAESVAEAGGQIAEHGLYSLFRGLWPEVRSDPEAGRVWLERPHDHVVEITPERQLVLAPSAYVWPHVRVNCDDPWPLGLVFPASSIVREARPRIPPTRLTGILRALADDTRLRTLRLIAEQPRSTQELAPLVGITEAGLSKQLRLLSEAGLVERRREGYYVLYRLVPEQVAALAPSLEAFLHASDPTD
- a CDS encoding LLM class flavin-dependent oxidoreductase; this encodes MKKIGFLSFGHWTPSPHSQTRSAADSLLQAIDLAVAAEELGADGAYFRVHHFARQHASPFPLLAAIGARTSRIEIGTGVIDMRYENPLYMAEDAGAADLISGGRLQLGLSRGSPEQVIDGWRHFGHLPAEGATDADMGRAHTERLLDVLTGEGFAQPNPNPMFSNPPGLLRIEPHSEGLRDRIWWGSGSNATAAWAATLGMNLQSSTLKDDESGEPLHVQQRKQIEAYREAWREAGHTREPRVSVSRSIFALVDDRDRAYFGREGNSKDQIGYIDANTRAIFGRSYAAEPDVLVKQLADDEAVAAADTLLLTVPNQLGVAYNAHVIESILTHIAPALGWR
- a CDS encoding HAD-IC family P-type ATPase, whose protein sequence is MTVQPHPRTAQPRPAQDDWYARSPAELLTAFDVDPEVGLSAARAADLRTANGPNALPEESRTPAWIRFLGQYRSYMQIVLVAAAAVSLLIQEWTTGILLIVLTLLNAVVGLRQEGKAESAMNALKSMMKTTARVRRDGTEAEVPAEELVVGDVVLIAAGDQVPADGRIIEASALQIDESALTGESVPAAKDSGILPGGRRPPPGDRTNMAFMNTPVTHGSGLVVVTGTGADTELGRISGMLSATEKEVPPLTRELDRLTLWITGAAGLTMIVMFALGRSRDQAWDVLFVNAVSLAIAAIPEALPTVTQAILSVGSLNLAQRNAIVKELPSVETLAFTSAINSDKTGTLTMNQMTAVEVLTPTDRYTVSGTGYALEGRIHHAAGAATDMEDAILPYIVASDARLVGGEVVGDPTEGALLVLAHKAGLDTDATTQQFPRLAVLPFDPEYKLMATFNSAVDTAGRPVVRCFVKGAAPAVLARAACALSAGRTVPWDAELQDRARTATERMGGEGNRVMAAATRDLAPADFDPEGDLLGYVTGLQMTSLVAMVDPPRPESTAAVADAQAAHIRVRLVTGDDVTTGAAIARQIGIPGEAVLGADFAALSEEGRLARIDRIGVVGRVAPEHKVLLANTLKKKGEVVAMTGDGVNDAPAIKAADIGIAMGSGTDVAKNAGRMILSDDNFSTLVYAVEQGRAIYDNLTKYIRFVLLLLVTFVLTFLGATIFNIAAGEPFTPPQVLWIHFAVNASFGFALGFDQESPGLMSRRPRPRGESVLTRPVLVTVGLAGLAITLALLGLIKLGQARYDSLAAGQSIAFTAFSLCLIVAAFECRSETESVLTTSTFDSKQMNWVALTQLVLSVLVTQMDGFRRLLGTTEIDARQFGWALLAALALLFVWELGKMLARRSRRTKAASTSDGH